Proteins encoded in a region of the Cupriavidus pauculus genome:
- the murB gene encoding UDP-N-acetylmuramate dehydrogenase — MADFREFYPLRRHNTFGFDVRARFAVHVRSEQDLVEALDDPRAAGLPVVVLGGGSNVVLSGDLDALVLLIEIPGYHVAEPSGEAVYVTAGAGENWHGLVGRTIEDGLPGLENLALIPGTVGAAPIQNIGAYGVELCERFARVRAYDRQTRNFVELDAAQCAFGYRDSVFKHTGRDRFIITAVTLRLPRPWQPALGYAELARELEGVDTPDAARIRDAVVAIRSRKLPDPAVIGNAGSFFKNPIVEAPQRDALAAAHPTLVSYRQPDGRYKLAAGWLIDQCGFKGVSDGPVGVYGKQALVLVHHGGGSARELLALAGRIADTVQARFGVRIEPEPVIV; from the coding sequence ATGGCAGATTTCCGAGAATTTTATCCCCTGCGGCGCCACAATACATTCGGATTCGATGTCCGGGCGCGCTTCGCCGTGCATGTCCGCAGCGAACAGGACCTCGTCGAAGCGCTCGACGATCCGCGCGCGGCGGGCCTGCCCGTCGTGGTGCTGGGCGGTGGCAGCAATGTGGTGCTGTCGGGCGATCTCGACGCGCTGGTGCTGCTGATCGAGATTCCGGGCTACCACGTGGCCGAACCGTCGGGCGAGGCTGTCTATGTTACCGCCGGTGCGGGCGAAAACTGGCATGGACTCGTCGGCCGCACGATCGAGGATGGCCTGCCCGGCCTCGAAAACCTTGCGCTGATCCCCGGCACCGTCGGCGCCGCACCGATCCAGAACATCGGGGCCTATGGCGTGGAGCTCTGCGAGCGCTTTGCCCGGGTACGCGCCTACGACCGGCAGACGCGGAATTTTGTCGAACTCGACGCCGCGCAATGCGCGTTCGGCTACCGTGACAGTGTGTTCAAGCACACGGGCCGCGACCGCTTCATCATCACCGCCGTGACGCTTCGCCTGCCGCGCCCGTGGCAACCCGCGCTCGGCTACGCCGAACTGGCCCGCGAACTGGAAGGCGTGGACACGCCGGACGCCGCGCGCATCCGCGACGCGGTAGTGGCCATCCGCTCGCGCAAGCTGCCGGATCCCGCCGTGATCGGCAATGCAGGCAGTTTCTTCAAGAATCCGATTGTCGAGGCGCCGCAGCGTGACGCGCTGGCGGCCGCGCATCCGACGCTGGTCAGCTATCGCCAGCCCGATGGCCGCTACAAGCTGGCCGCCGGATGGCTGATCGATCAGTGCGGATTCAAGGGCGTGAGCGACGGCCCCGTGGGCGTCTATGGCAAGCAGGCGCTGGTGCTCGTGCACCACGGCGGCGGCAGCGCGCGCGAACTGCTCGCGCTGGCCGGCCGCATTGCCGATACCGTGCAGGCACGATTCGGCGTGCGAATCGAACCGGAGCCCGTCATCGTCTGA
- a CDS encoding YajQ family cyclic di-GMP-binding protein, with protein sequence MPSFDVVCEANMVEVKNAVEQSNKEISTRFDFKGSDARVEQKEGELTAFADDDFKLDQVKDVLINKMAKRNVDVRFLDHGKVEKISGDKVKQVITIKKGVTGDLSKKIVRMIKDSKIKVQASIQGDAVRVSGTKRDDLQSVIALLRKEVTDAPLDFNNFRD encoded by the coding sequence ATGCCGTCGTTCGACGTAGTATGTGAAGCAAACATGGTGGAAGTGAAGAACGCGGTGGAGCAATCCAACAAGGAGATCTCCACGCGCTTCGACTTCAAGGGATCCGACGCGCGCGTCGAGCAGAAGGAGGGCGAACTGACCGCCTTCGCCGACGACGACTTCAAGCTCGATCAGGTCAAGGACGTGCTGATCAACAAGATGGCCAAGCGCAACGTGGACGTGCGCTTCCTCGACCATGGCAAGGTCGAGAAGATCAGCGGCGACAAGGTCAAGCAGGTCATCACGATCAAGAAGGGCGTGACGGGCGACCTCTCCAAGAAGATCGTGCGCATGATCAAGGACAGCAAGATCAAGGTGCAGGCGAGCATCCAGGGCGATGCGGTGCGCGTGTCCGGCACCAAGCGCGACGACCTGCAATCGGTGATCGCGCTGCTGCGCAAGGAAGTCACCGACGCCCCGCTCGATTTCAACAACTTCCGCGACTGA
- a CDS encoding DUF192 domain-containing protein: MPSVLKSSLAASALALTALAPLAHAQGALPTVNLNAGMYAIHAEVADNAAARERGLMYRQNMPANAGMLFVFEEKAGHCFWMKNTNLPLSIAFLADDGSIVNIEDMAPQTEDNHCPRAAVRYALEMNKGWFAQKGIKPGAKIGGLPAARPAQ; the protein is encoded by the coding sequence ATGCCTTCCGTGCTCAAGTCCTCGCTGGCTGCCAGCGCCCTCGCGCTGACCGCCCTCGCCCCCCTGGCGCATGCCCAGGGCGCGCTGCCCACCGTCAACCTGAACGCGGGCATGTACGCCATTCACGCCGAGGTGGCCGACAACGCCGCCGCGCGCGAGCGCGGGCTGATGTACCGCCAGAACATGCCCGCGAATGCCGGCATGCTGTTCGTGTTCGAGGAAAAGGCGGGCCACTGCTTCTGGATGAAGAACACGAACCTGCCGCTGTCGATCGCCTTCCTGGCCGACGACGGCAGCATCGTGAACATCGAGGACATGGCGCCGCAGACCGAGGACAACCACTGCCCGCGCGCGGCCGTGCGCTACGCGCTCGAGATGAACAAGGGGTGGTTCGCGCAGAAGGGGATCAAGCCCGGCGCGAAGATCGGCGGGCTGCCCGCGGCACGCCCGGCGCAGTAA
- a CDS encoding pseudouridine synthase — MTLIALNKPYNTMSQFSPHPSRPTLADCVHTPDVYPAGRLDADSEGLLLLTDDGVLQARIADPEHKLAKVYLAQVEGVPDDAALARLRRGVDLGDFTTRPARARIVGAPDWLWTRDPPIRFRAAIPTTWVELEIREGKNRQVRRMTAAVGYPTLRLVRVAIGALRLPDLGLQPGQSREIDPSTLGLPPATPSRPVRRRYK; from the coding sequence ATGACGCTGATCGCCCTCAACAAGCCCTACAACACCATGAGCCAGTTCTCGCCGCACCCCTCGCGGCCGACGCTGGCGGACTGCGTGCACACCCCCGATGTCTATCCGGCCGGCCGGCTCGATGCCGACAGCGAGGGGCTGCTGCTGCTGACCGACGACGGCGTGCTGCAGGCGCGCATCGCCGACCCCGAACACAAGCTCGCCAAAGTCTATCTGGCGCAGGTGGAAGGCGTGCCCGACGACGCCGCGCTGGCGCGGCTGCGCCGTGGCGTGGATCTGGGCGATTTCACGACGCGGCCGGCCCGCGCGCGCATCGTCGGCGCACCGGACTGGCTATGGACGCGCGATCCGCCCATCCGATTCCGCGCCGCGATCCCGACGACCTGGGTGGAGCTGGAGATCCGCGAGGGCAAGAACCGCCAGGTGCGGCGCATGACGGCGGCGGTCGGTTATCCCACGCTGCGCCTCGTGCGCGTGGCGATCGGGGCGCTGCGGCTCCCGGACCTGGGCCTGCAGCCCGGCCAGTCCCGCGAGATCGACCCGTCGACCCTCGGTCTGCCGCCGGCGACACCGTCCAGGCCCGTAAGACGGCGTTACAAATAG